GCGTAGGAGCGGAACCACTCGGCCCGGTCCACCGCCTCATCCCGCCACGCCAACTCGCTGAACAGCTCGAGCGCGGCCGGATCCCGCTCGACGGCCTCCGGCATATAGGCCGTGCCGACCAGCTTGCTGCCCGGTTTGTCGCGCCATACGGTGAACCGCTTGGTCCACATATGGGTCTTGGCGCCGATCGTGGTGCGGCCGCCGAAGTTGGGGATGGTGCCGAACGCGTACGGCACCGCACCCCAGTCCTTCTCCCGGTCGGTGACGGTGTCCAGGTCCGACAGGCCGTCCACGATGAACATCCGGTCGTGGTCGACGGCGTCCAGCAGATCGCGGCGCGGGTTCTCCTGCCAGCCGAGGATCACCCAGGTGGCGCCGGGGCGGGCGGTCCGGAGCGAGGTCTCCACGGCGCGGGCGGCCTCCGGCACGGGCACGTCACCGGGGTCGCCGCCCTCGTGCAGCAGGTCCATCTTGAACAGCTCGGCATCGCCGAACAGTTCGGCCTGATGGCGGTAGAAGGCGGCGGCCACCTTCCGGAACACCTCGGTCCGCGGGTCGAGCCAGTCGGGCCGCCGGAGCCCGTTCCAGTCGCCCTGCGGAACCGTACGGCCCCCCGGGTTGCGGTCCGCGAAGCCGTCCGGGACGGTGCCGAAGTAGCCGGGGAACACCGGCCGCATGCCCAGCTCCCGCAGCCGGTCGGCGATCCGCCGCCCCAGCTCGGTGCGCTTGGCCAGGAGCGCGGCGGACACCGGGCCGCCGTAACCGCTCATGTTCTGGAGCAGCCACCACGGCTGGTGGGAGGGGGCGGGGAGCCAGGCCCGCGCCTCGTCCTCCGTATACCCGAAGTCCTGGAGCAGCCGGTGGTAGACGCCTTCCTGACCTGCGGTGACCAGCAGTTCGTTGCAGCCGTGCAGGGCCGCGATGTCGATCAGGTGCTCCCAGCGGTCCCAGTCGGCGAACGGCGCGGTGTAGCCGTCGTGGGTGTCGTTGAACGCGAAGCGGTGCGGGAGCGCGGTCGAGCGGGTGACCCGTTTGGCGGGCGCGGGCAGCTTCCCCGGCAGGTTCAGCTGATCGCCGGCCCAGGTGATCTGGGCGTGGCAGGTGTACTTGAGGTACCAGTGCACCCCGGTGAGCAGCACCGCCGGGCTGGTCCCGGAGACCGTCAGCCGCCCCGCGGACCCGCCGACCTCGAACCGCTCCTCATCGCCCCGCTTCTCCACCGCCACCAGCCGGAACTGATCGGCGTGCGTCGGCAGCAGCCGCCGCAGGGCGGCGCGCGCGGGAGCGGTGTCGAATGCGGTCACTGCGGTGTCCTGTGCGTCGTGCGGTTCGTCGGCCATCGCCGGTAACCGGCTCCCCAGCGTGGCCCCGGCCCCCAGTGCTCCGGCGGTTCCGATCAGCGTGCGTCTGCTCAGGTCGCTCATGCGCCCCCCAACGGACAACGGACAACGGCCAATGGGTCATATGGACAAGGCACTTAACCAGCGTTGTGGGGTGGGAGCAATGGGGCGCACGGGAGGCCCCGGCCCCGGGCCCAGCCGACCCGTCCTGGCCGACCGGCTCCGGCGGGCCGGGGCACGGCCGACCGGCTCCGGCGGCTCAGCCCCGGTCGAGGTAGGCCAGCACCGCGAGCACCCGCCGGTTGTTGTCGTCCGACGGCGGCAGGCCGAGCTTGCCGAAGATATTGGAGGTGTGCTTGGCGACCGCCCGCTCGGTGACGAACAGCTGCGCCGCGATCGCCGTGTTCGACCGCCCCTCCGCCATCAGCTCCATCACCTCCAGCTCCCGTGGCGTCAGCCGCCCCAGCGGGCGGTCCTGGGCGCGCCGGTCCAGCAGCTGCGAGATCACCTGCGGATCCATCGCGGTGCCCCCGGCGGCGACCCGCCGCACCGCGTCGATGAACTGATCGGCGTCGAAGACCCGGTCCTTGAGCAGATAGCCGATGCCCCCGCTGCCGTCCGCGAGCAGCTCCCGCGCGTACAACTGCTCCACATGCTGCGACAGCACCAGCACCGGCAGCGGCCGCGCCCGCCGCGCCGCCAGCGCGCACTGGAGTCCCTCGTCGCTGAACGACGGCGGCAGCCGCACATCCACCACCGCCACATCCGGCTCCAGCTCGGCCAGCGCCTTGCTCAGCTCGGGCCCGCTCTCCACGGCGGCCACGACCTCGAAGTCGTACGCCTCCAGCATGCGCACCAGCCCGTCCCGCAACAGGAACAGATCCTCGGCGACCACAACACGCACGGCTGCTCCATGACGTCCTCGGGCCCCGGGCGGGGACACGGCCGAATCGCTGTCGAATCTACCGCGCCGGGGGCCGCCGCTACCGGCCCCGGCGCGCTTCCGCCCGGTAGTGGTCCAGCACGTCCTGCCGCAGCAGCGCCCCGAAGCCCGCCGCCTCGAGGCGCAGCGCCAGCTGGGCGGGGGTGACACCGAGGAGACCGGCCGCCGCCGCCAGGTTCCAGTCGGCCGCGGCGAGGCGGGTGAGCAGATGGCCGCGGCGGACCTGGTGTTCGGAGAGGCGGAAGGTCTTGAGATAGGCGAGGCGGCCGTCCTCGTGGGTGATGGTCTCGCCGATGTGCTGCTCGGCGCGGCGGTGGAACGGCGGCAGGAAGCGCGACAGGGCGAACGGCCCCATGCGGCGCACCCGCTGGACCTCGTACGCGGTGTCCAGCAGCCCGCCCGCGAGCGCGGTGGTGTGGAAGTCCGCCCACTCCGCCCGCTGCCGGGCCGCCTCGGCGCGCAGCCCGGCCAGGGAGGACACCGCACCGTCCGCTATCCGCGCCCGGAAGTCGGGCACGGGCCCGTACAGCATCGCGTAGTGGTACACCAGCTCCCCGTACAGATCGTGCAGCAGCGACGGATGCAGGGCGCGGTAGTCGTCCGGATGCGGTACGACGAAGGCGGCGGCGAGCGCGTCGGCGGCGTAGAGCAGCACCCCGCACTGGCCCGGGTGGATCTCGAAGACCCGGAGCGCGTCGCCCAGACCCGCCACCTCGGCGCCGGTGTACGCCTGCTCGACCCGTGGCGACAGACCATGGCTGACCGCCCGGTGCGACCACTCCTCCCACACCACCGCCGGGCCGCCGAAGTGCAGGGCGAGATAGCCCTCCAGCGCGAGGTGCAGGGGGAGGAAGCGCAGCCGGTTCCGGTCGACGCGGCGCGCCATCCGGCGGTGGAGGCGCAGGGAGACGCACGGCGGCGGGTCGGCCCGCCGCTCGTCCCCCTGCCGCAGCCGGGTGCCGTACGCCGCGGCCGGGGTCCCGTCGGCCGTCCAGGTGGCGACGAAACCGTGCGGAATGTAGGCGTAGTACGCCGTGCGCCGGTCCAGCGCGACGGCGGCGAGGTCGTCGCCGTAGAGCCGGGCGTCCAGCCGCAGATCGGCGATCGGCTCGTCCCGGACGAGGGGCACCAGCCGGATCGCGCCCCAGGTCTGGGCGGGCAGGGCGGTCAGCCCGGCCAGATCGAGCGTCGTGGTGGTCGTCATGGTGCCTCCGGCAGTGGCTCGTCCGGCTCCGGCCGGTCCAGGAAGTGCCGTACCCGGGCGTCGAGATGGGCCCGCAGCTCGGCAAGGCCGGTACGCCCCTCCGCGAACCGCGCGAACTCCACCAGCGTCGGCAGGTCCTCCGCGTCCCGCACCCCGGCCGTGGGCACGCCCGGCGCCAGCCGCCGTACGTCGAAGCCCTCCGCGTCATAGACCGGGTTGAGGTGCACTACCCCGGTGTGGTGGCCGGGGTCGAGGCGGGTGCGCCAGACCCGCAGCACCTCTCCGGCCAGTCCGGGCGGTGCGTTGTCCCAGCCGTCGGAGACGATCAGCAGCCGGTCCGGCCGGTGCTCCAGCGCGTCCAGGATCCGCTCGCCGAGCGGCGTGGGGCCGTACGGATACCGCAGCAGCGGATCCCGGCCGCCCGACAACCACAGCGGCATGAACTCCTCCGCCAGTGCTTCCAGCAGGAAGTGACAGCCGAGCGCGACGGCGAGCGGGCGGCGCCGCTTCCGCGTGGAGCCGAAGGAGGAGAAGCTGTCGTCGAGGACCGCCGCGACCCGGCCCCAGGTACCGGCCCGGGCGCCCGCCGCGCGCCGTGCGGCGGCGCGCAGCGCGGCGGTCAACTCGGCGCGGCGCGCGGCCCGTTCGTCCAGCGGGAGCGAGAGCACATAGGTCGCCAGCCGGGTCAGCGGCATGGTGGCCAGATCCGCCCGTACGGAGTCGGCCCCGGCCGCGCGGGCCGCGCCCTGGAGCCGCAGCCGCTCCAGCCGGGTGAGCCGCGGGGCGATCCGCTGCAGGAAGACCTCGCGGTCGATGCCGTGCTTGGCCGCGAAGCCCTCGGCGACGGTGTACGGGAGCTCGTACACCGCGGACTGCTCGTAGTGGGCGCGGCGCCACGCCTCCAGCAGCGGGGAGCCGAATCCCTCGCTCCGGCGGCCGACCGGCTCGAAGAGGAACGGGCCGAGGTCGCCGTCGAGCCGCAGATGCGCGTGGCGGACCGCCGACTTGACGGCTCCCCGGTACTTCACCGCGTCGAACGCCGGATCGGGGCGGGCCGCCAGCCAGTCCCGGACGATGGCGCGGGTGCGGCGGTTGTTGACCCCGGCTCGGCGCAGCCCGCGGAACAGCCGGTAGACCCGGGGCGGCGGAAGGGCGGCGAGCCGCCGGGCGATCAGCCGGCCCTCGGTCCGGCGCTGTTCCGGTGTGGCCTCCTTGGCGCTCTCCAGCAGCCGCCGAACGATCAGCGCCGCGTTGTGGTCATTGATGTTCAGCGCGAGGGTCGCCGCGTACAGATCCCGGTAGTTCCCGAGCATGTAGGCGTGCAGGAAGTCGAGCGACATGCGCTGCTCGCCCGCGTCGGAGTGGAACTCCCGCTGCCCCGTCGAGGTGATGGCCGCGTTGACGAACAGCAGGACGTCCTCGGCCGCGACCAGATCGGCCGGGGTCTCCATGGGGGACTGCGTTTCCATGGGGGACAGCGTCTCCATGGGGGCCTCCGGCGACGGGGTGCGGGAGCCGGCCGGGGAATGGGGGCACGAACTGCGAATCGTCGCTTAGCAGGCGGGTTCCGGAAGTCGCACCGGAGTCCCGCGGCCGGCACCGGCACGCTAACACCGGGGCGGCGCGCCCCGCCGCCGGATTTTCCCCGGCGGCGGGTCATCTGGCGGCTTTCCCCGGCGGTGGGTCATCTGGCGGCGCCGTGCGCCGAGAGGGCGCAGGGGATCTCCATCGTCACCATGGTGGGCCCGCCGGTCGGGCTGCTGACCGCGAGCACCCCGTCGAACGTGCCCAGCCGCCGCTCGACCCCGCTCAGCCCGCCGTCCGGGGTGATCTCCGCGCCGCCGCGGCCGTCGTCGGTCACGGTGATGCGCAGCATGCCGTCCTGGTGGTGGATGTCCAGCCACATCCGCGAGGCGCCCGCGTGCTTGGCCGCGTTGGTCAGCACCTCGCTGACCGCGAAGTACGCCGCCGACTCGACCGGTTCGTCGGGGCGGCCCGTGAGGTCCACGTCCACCTCCACCGGCACCGCCATCCGCAGCGCCAGCGCGCGCACCGCGTCCCCCAGGCCGCGCTCGGCCAGTACCGGCGGATGGATGCCGCGGACCAGGTCGCGCAGCTCGGCCAGGGCCTCGGCAGAGTTCGTACGGGCCGCGGCGAGCAGCTCCCTGGCCTTCGCCGGGTCCTTCTCGATCAGCGCCTCCACGGTGCCCAGGCTCATGCCCATCGCCACCAGCCGGGCCTGGGCGCCGTCGTGCAGATCGCGCTCGATGCGGCGCAGTTCGGCGGCGGAGGTGTCCACGGCGTCGTGCCGGGTCTCGGTGAGCCGCCGCACCCGCTGCTCGAGCGCCATGTGCGGGGTCGGATCCAGGAAGGAGCGCGCCAGCAGGAAGTGGCCGCGCAGCAGGACCGGGGAGAGGACCGAGCCGAGGGCGATGAAGCCGACGCCGACCGGGACGGCCAGCAGGGCGGTGCCCAGCGAGTCGATGGGCAGGAACGCGTACCAGTAGGTGCCGCCCGCGTCCACGATCGGCTGCCACACCCCGGCGGCCAGTACGAACCCCTCGAGCCCGTACGGCATGAAGACGAAGGCCAGCAGCGCGATGGCGTACCCGGCCGTCATGTCGACCTGGAGCCACAGCAGATCGCGCCAGGTGGCCGGGTCCTTCAGCAGGAAGGTGCACAGCTCCACCTGCCCGGTGACCCCGGAGCGCCGATCGTCCGGCAGCGGGCGGTACGGCAGCTGGATCCGCACACCGGACCAGGCGGCGGCCAGCAGCCGGCGGTGATTGGCGTGCGCCCGCACCGCGCGGATCAGCGGAGGGGTGGTGAACACCCCGATGCCCAGCGTGATGAAGCTGATCGACAGGATCGTCAGCACGGACAGGGTGATCGACACCAGCGCGAGCCAGGAGACGGCGAACCCCCGTGCACAGGCCGTCAGCGCTCCACGTGCCCTCATCCGGCTTCCCCCTCGCTGGTCGGAACGTCGTCGTGCCCGCACCGGCGGGCCACTTCAGTGTGTCAGCGGCCTGCCGCCCGGACACGGGGGCCGGACACCGTCCCGGGGTGTACCTGGCACCACCTCCCCGCCTCGCCCTATGGCTCGGCGACAGGGTG
This genomic interval from Streptomyces asiaticus contains the following:
- a CDS encoding LuxR C-terminal-related transcriptional regulator, which encodes MRVVVAEDLFLLRDGLVRMLEAYDFEVVAAVESGPELSKALAELEPDVAVVDVRLPPSFSDEGLQCALAARRARPLPVLVLSQHVEQLYARELLADGSGGIGYLLKDRVFDADQFIDAVRRVAAGGTAMDPQVISQLLDRRAQDRPLGRLTPRELEVMELMAEGRSNTAIAAQLFVTERAVAKHTSNIFGKLGLPPSDDNNRRVLAVLAYLDRG
- a CDS encoding sensor histidine kinase, whose amino-acid sequence is MRARGALTACARGFAVSWLALVSITLSVLTILSISFITLGIGVFTTPPLIRAVRAHANHRRLLAAAWSGVRIQLPYRPLPDDRRSGVTGQVELCTFLLKDPATWRDLLWLQVDMTAGYAIALLAFVFMPYGLEGFVLAAGVWQPIVDAGGTYWYAFLPIDSLGTALLAVPVGVGFIALGSVLSPVLLRGHFLLARSFLDPTPHMALEQRVRRLTETRHDAVDTSAAELRRIERDLHDGAQARLVAMGMSLGTVEALIEKDPAKARELLAAARTNSAEALAELRDLVRGIHPPVLAERGLGDAVRALALRMAVPVEVDVDLTGRPDEPVESAAYFAVSEVLTNAAKHAGASRMWLDIHHQDGMLRITVTDDGRGGAEITPDGGLSGVERRLGTFDGVLAVSSPTGGPTMVTMEIPCALSAHGAAR
- a CDS encoding ARPP-2 domain-containing protein; the encoded protein is MTTTTTLDLAGLTALPAQTWGAIRLVPLVRDEPIADLRLDARLYGDDLAAVALDRRTAYYAYIPHGFVATWTADGTPAAAYGTRLRQGDERRADPPPCVSLRLHRRMARRVDRNRLRFLPLHLALEGYLALHFGGPAVVWEEWSHRAVSHGLSPRVEQAYTGAEVAGLGDALRVFEIHPGQCGVLLYAADALAAAFVVPHPDDYRALHPSLLHDLYGELVYHYAMLYGPVPDFRARIADGAVSSLAGLRAEAARQRAEWADFHTTALAGGLLDTAYEVQRVRRMGPFALSRFLPPFHRRAEQHIGETITHEDGRLAYLKTFRLSEHQVRRGHLLTRLAAADWNLAAAAGLLGVTPAQLALRLEAAGFGALLRQDVLDHYRAEARRGR